Proteins co-encoded in one Papaver somniferum cultivar HN1 chromosome 5, ASM357369v1, whole genome shotgun sequence genomic window:
- the LOC113280629 gene encoding aspartic proteinase nepenthesin-2-like, with protein MIHIDSKESPLYQGDHLTPDDRLQRLVEQSKAKARSMESQILLQSNATHSMNPDAVRLPVVYDLKSFYVAMVGLGTFPGQQKTFMNYYLMVDTGSDQTWLQCEGATKTFKQDMPLYPARSSTTFRIVRCNTHPFCTRDRCTRDGDCTYQVTYGGGSDTYGVIAEEIFTLGSDTASGFQSFQLQMGCGLVQQNFDRDVGNNHRFGKPDLIAGILGLGSGQWSFISQLGPVGQGKFSYCLEAYNEKIEGSDTFLRFGADATIGHGGQIVHTTPIVVPEKFQTSLYYLNLEDISVGTKRIGFPRGTFKLNTSRGTGGCIIDSGTPLSLMYKGHFHEVANLVKAHFNELGVEYIGNVYSYEVCFRLRRNFDTAMFPSLTLHFEKADYVISDYKANFVMQNFETACLAIFGKDEDIFILGAYQQVNKRILHNIMDQSLSFADEYCELDS; from the coding sequence ATGATTCATATAGACTCCAAAGAATCACCATTATATCAAGGTGATCATCTAACACCAGACGATAGGCTTCAAAGACTCGTCGAACAATCTAAAGCTAAAGCACGTTCTATGGAGTCACAAATATTACTCCAGAGCAATGCAACACACTCCATGAATCCTGATGCTGTACGTTTACCCGTAGTTTATGATTTAAAGTCGTTTTATGTTGCAATGGTTGGTCTAGGTACGTTTCCCGGCCAACAGAAAACATTCATGAATTATTATTTAATGGTTGATACAGGTAGTGATCAAACATGGCTTCAGTGTGAAGGTGCTACTAAAACTTTCAAACAAGATATGCCACTTTATCCTGCCAGATCGTCAACTACATTTCGTATTGTTCGTTGTAATACGCATCCTTTTTGCACCAGAGATAGGTGCACTCGTGATGGTGATTGCACTTACCAAGTAACCTATGGGGGTGGATCAGATACATATGGTGTTATTGCCGAAGAAATATTCACTCTAGGCTCCGATACTGCAAGTGGCTTCCAAAGTTTTCAATTACAGATGGGTTGTGGTCTTGTCCAACAGAATTTCGATAGGGATGTGGGTAATAATCACCGATTTGGCAAACCTGATCTTATTGCAGGAATACTCGGTCTAGGATCAGGACAATGGTCTTTTATAAGCCAATTAGGTCCTGTTGGACAAGGGAAATTTTCTTACTGCTTAGAGGCGTATAACGAGAAAATCGAAGGATCGGATACATTTTTAAGATTTGGTGCAGATGCGACGATTGGACACGGAGGCCAAATAGTACACACAACTCCCATTGTTGTGCCTGAGAAATTTCAGACGTCGCTTTATTACTTAAATCTGGAAGATATCAGTGTAGGTACAAAGAGAATAGGATTTCCAAGAGGTACTTTCAAGCTTAATACCAGCCGAGGAACAGGCGGTTGTATCATAGATTCCGGTACTCCACTATCATTGATGTATAAAGGTCATTTTCATGAAGTCGCAAATTTGGTGAAGGCACATTTTAACGAGCTCGGAGTTGAATATATTGGCAACGTATACAGTTATGAAGTTTGTTTTCGTCTACGGAGAAATTTTGATACTGCTATGTTTCCTTCGTTAACACTTCATTTTGAGAAGGCCGATTATGTTATTTCAGATTACAAAGCGAATTTTGTGATGCAAAATTTTGAAACCGCTTGTTTAGCCATTTTCGGTAAGGATGAGGATATTTTTATTTTAGGAGCTTATCAACAAGTTAACAAGCGAATTTTGCATAATATTATGGATCAGTCACTCTCTTTCGCCGACGAGTATTGCGAACTAGATTCCTGA